The following proteins are co-located in the Paludibaculum fermentans genome:
- the rpsD gene encoding 30S ribosomal protein S4, whose amino-acid sequence MARYIGPVCRQCRREGMKLFLKGARCFSEKCAIEKRNFPPGQHGKDRKPKIVGYGLQLREKQKAKRFYGVGEIQFRNLFEKAVRQKGVTGENLLSMLERRLDNIVHKIGFGTSRAMARQFVRHGHIAVNGHKVDIPSYILRPNDVVEVREKSKQNSAIQGAIEATAHLPAPNWIEVDRENLKARVLSQPKREDLVQIKLEEQLIVELYSK is encoded by the coding sequence TTGGCTCGTTACATTGGTCCCGTTTGCCGGCAGTGCCGGCGCGAGGGCATGAAACTCTTCCTAAAAGGCGCACGTTGTTTCAGTGAAAAGTGTGCCATCGAAAAGCGCAATTTCCCTCCAGGACAGCATGGTAAAGACCGTAAGCCGAAGATCGTCGGCTATGGCCTGCAGCTTCGCGAAAAGCAGAAGGCGAAGCGGTTCTACGGCGTCGGAGAAATCCAGTTCCGCAATCTGTTTGAGAAGGCCGTCCGCCAAAAGGGCGTTACCGGCGAGAACTTGCTCAGCATGCTGGAACGCCGTTTGGACAACATCGTCCATAAGATTGGTTTTGGCACGTCGCGGGCGATGGCCCGCCAGTTTGTCCGTCACGGACACATTGCCGTCAATGGCCACAAAGTTGACATCCCTTCGTATATCTTGAGGCCCAACGACGTTGTTGAGGTGCGCGAGAAGTCGAAGCAGAACTCGGCTATCCAGGGTGCCATCGAGGCAACTGCCCACCTGCCCGCCCCCAACTGGATCGAGGTAGATCGTGAGAATCTGAAGGCGCGCGTGTTATCCCAACCGAAGCGCGAAGATCTCGTCCAGATCAAGCTCGAAGAACAGCTGATCGTCGAGTTGTACTCGAAGTAA
- a CDS encoding DNA-directed RNA polymerase subunit alpha, producing MFKGFQKPKRLVANTETLTERYGMFTAQPFERGFGTTIGNALRRILLSSIEGAAITAVRIDGVEHEFSPIPGVVEDATDIILNLKQVPFKMMDDSVKTITLRVDQPGEVTSAMIETGPDMEVLDRNLHIATVSAAGKLHIEMRMKQGRGYISRDRNFDEDLPVGYIPIDSVHSPVRKVKYTVEAARLGQMTDYDKLILELWTNGAVSPQDAVGMAAKLLKDHMAIFINFEETPDVVEEPVERAAGHMNEILNRSVEELELSVRSYNCLKNANIQTIGDLVQKTEAEMLRTKNFGRKSLNEIKEILAGLGLSFGMKIDASGRLIGPSGSPSPITGDDEEDENAQLAGE from the coding sequence ATGTTCAAAGGATTCCAGAAACCCAAGCGGCTGGTCGCAAATACCGAAACTCTGACCGAACGGTATGGCATGTTCACCGCGCAGCCGTTCGAGCGCGGTTTCGGGACGACCATCGGCAACGCGCTGCGCCGCATCCTGCTGAGCTCCATCGAGGGGGCCGCGATTACCGCGGTCCGCATCGACGGCGTCGAGCATGAGTTCAGCCCGATCCCCGGCGTGGTGGAAGACGCCACGGACATCATCCTGAACCTGAAGCAGGTTCCGTTCAAGATGATGGACGATAGTGTCAAGACCATCACTCTGCGCGTTGATCAGCCCGGCGAAGTTACGTCGGCGATGATTGAAACGGGACCCGACATGGAGGTCCTTGACCGGAACCTCCATATTGCAACTGTCTCGGCCGCTGGCAAGCTCCACATCGAAATGCGCATGAAGCAGGGTCGTGGCTACATCAGCCGGGACCGCAACTTCGATGAAGACCTGCCCGTCGGCTATATCCCCATCGACTCCGTTCACTCTCCTGTCCGCAAGGTAAAGTACACCGTCGAGGCAGCTCGTCTAGGCCAGATGACGGACTACGACAAGCTGATCCTCGAGTTGTGGACGAACGGCGCAGTTTCTCCCCAGGATGCGGTTGGCATGGCCGCCAAGCTCCTGAAGGACCACATGGCGATCTTCATCAACTTCGAGGAAACCCCCGATGTGGTGGAAGAGCCGGTGGAACGCGCCGCTGGCCATATGAACGAGATTCTGAACCGCTCTGTTGAAGAGCTCGAGTTGAGTGTCCGTTCGTACAACTGCCTGAAAAACGCGAATATCCAAACGATCGGCGATCTTGTCCAGAAGACGGAAGCCGAAATGTTGCGGACGAAGAACTTCGGCCGCAAGTCGTTGAATGAAATCAAGGAGATCCTCGCCGGGCTCGGACTCTCCTTCGGCATGAAAATCGACGCGTCCGGCCGTCTGATCGGGCCCAGCGGTTCGCCTAGCCCGATTACCGGCGACGACGAAGAAGACGAGAATGCCCAGTTGGCGGGTGAGTAA
- the rplQ gene encoding 50S ribosomal protein L17, translating into MRHKRAGFKLKRDTSARRALLRGLVTSVIESEGERIVTTIPKAKAAKPLLEKMITLAKQDTLHTRRQAASFLMTPASVKKLFDKLGPRFAQRNGGYSQIVRVGWRKGDGAEQAILQLVGSQLIKRAEDRAKRREERLKAMREGREAEEGGEAAE; encoded by the coding sequence ATGAGACACAAGAGAGCTGGTTTTAAGTTAAAGCGGGACACGAGCGCCCGCCGTGCCCTCCTGCGCGGGTTGGTCACCAGTGTGATTGAGAGCGAAGGCGAGCGGATTGTTACTACCATTCCCAAGGCCAAAGCGGCCAAGCCGTTGCTTGAAAAGATGATCACTCTTGCCAAGCAGGACACGCTTCATACCCGTCGCCAGGCTGCATCGTTCCTGATGACGCCGGCTTCGGTCAAGAAACTGTTCGACAAGCTGGGGCCCCGTTTTGCCCAGCGCAACGGGGGCTATTCGCAGATCGTTCGTGTGGGTTGGCGCAAGGGCGATGGTGCGGAGCAGGCTATCCTGCAGCTCGTCGGTTCGCAGCTGATCAAACGTGCCGAAGATCGGGCCAAGCGCCGCGAAGAACGCCTCAAGGCTATGCGCGAAGGGCGCGAAGCTGAAGAGGGCGGCGAAGCAGCCGAGTAG
- a CDS encoding Hsp20/alpha crystallin family protein, translated as MSNLTRRNPFAAFETFPAAGLSLFEDTLNRFLSESPTSRPWSPAVDIAENENELTLTADIPGVKLEEIDIKIEDGTLSLSGKREFEKKQEKGGYHRIERSYGAFQRVFSLPETVDVDKVSAQFDSGVLKVTLPKKEVAKPKSVKISVGTAN; from the coding sequence ATGAGCAACCTCACTCGTCGTAACCCCTTCGCCGCTTTCGAGACCTTCCCCGCGGCTGGTCTCTCCCTCTTCGAGGACACCCTCAATCGATTCCTCTCCGAGTCGCCTACGTCGCGCCCCTGGTCGCCCGCTGTCGATATCGCTGAGAATGAGAATGAGCTCACCCTCACCGCCGATATCCCGGGCGTCAAGCTCGAGGAGATCGACATCAAGATCGAGGACGGTACCCTCAGCCTCAGTGGCAAGCGGGAGTTTGAGAAGAAACAGGAGAAGGGCGGCTACCACCGCATCGAGCGGAGTTACGGAGCCTTCCAGCGCGTCTTCAGCCTGCCTGAGACCGTCGACGTCGACAAGGTTTCCGCGCAGTTCGACAGCGGCGTCCTGAAAGTCACCCTGCCGAAGAAGGAAGTGGCTAAGCCGAAGAGCGTCAAGATCTCAGTCGGCACCGCCAACTAA
- a CDS encoding cupin domain-containing protein, with product MPQLIAAPTRIESAGTLPKLIDEYVGCVNSGDPAVSVAHMRSPGGWLEPGQRPDFDEFTVVLKGMLRVEFEGGALDVEAGQAVHTRVGEWIRYSTPRPEGAEYIAVCLPAFTPDTVHRDQ from the coding sequence ATGCCCCAACTCATCGCCGCGCCCACTCGCATTGAATCCGCCGGAACTCTGCCCAAGCTGATTGATGAGTATGTTGGATGCGTGAACTCGGGTGACCCTGCAGTCTCGGTCGCGCACATGCGTTCACCGGGCGGTTGGCTGGAACCTGGACAGCGGCCCGATTTCGACGAGTTCACCGTCGTACTGAAAGGTATGCTGCGGGTTGAGTTTGAAGGCGGAGCGCTCGATGTGGAGGCCGGCCAGGCCGTACACACGAGGGTGGGTGAATGGATCCGCTATTCCACGCCAAGGCCGGAGGGCGCCGAATACATCGCCGTCTGTCTCCCTGCCTTCACGCCGGACACAGTCCACCGCGACCAGTAG
- a CDS encoding energy transducer TonB, translating to MRIILPLFALLTWGNAASVQQPCKVGGDVSTPIPIVREEPVYTQAARAARINGTVFLTLVVDETGVPAQIKVERWQLKKKRGGKLVSDPMGLDQAAIGAVGQWRFRPARKDGQLVPVRAKVEITFRQ from the coding sequence GTGCGAATCATTCTTCCTTTGTTTGCCTTATTGACCTGGGGCAATGCAGCCTCAGTGCAGCAGCCTTGCAAAGTTGGAGGCGATGTTTCGACTCCCATTCCCATCGTCCGGGAGGAACCCGTGTACACCCAGGCTGCCCGTGCGGCCCGCATCAATGGTACGGTCTTCCTCACGTTGGTCGTGGATGAGACCGGCGTCCCTGCGCAGATCAAGGTCGAACGGTGGCAGCTGAAGAAGAAACGCGGAGGCAAACTCGTTTCCGATCCGATGGGACTGGATCAGGCCGCTATCGGCGCGGTGGGTCAGTGGAGATTTCGGCCCGCCAGGAAGGACGGGCAACTGGTCCCGGTCCGCGCCAAGGTCGAGATCACTTTCCGCCAATGA
- the metK gene encoding methionine adenosyltransferase: protein MADVSRHIFTSESVTEGHPDKIADQVSDAVLDAILKEDPTGRVACETLVTTGTCIVAGEITTTNLKFFRDIPDLAREVIKDIGFTSSEYGFDYKSCSVINLLHGQSPHIAMGVDTGGAGDQGLMFGYACDETAELMPLPIMLAHKLVHRLSDARNNKEVAFLRPDGKSQVSVEYVNGKPTRIDAIVVSTQHDPNPNKPNAMPDGLVEAIKSDIIGKVVPADMVDANTKYHINPTGCFEVGGPHGDTGLTGRKIIVDTYGGMGRHGGGAFSGKDPTKVDRSACYMARYIAKNIVAAGLASRAEVQLAYAIGVADPVSVLVNTFGTGLIDEERLTELVRAHFPLTPKGIIEHLKLRRPIYRATAAFGHFGRTGEGFTWELTDKADGLREDARIAAAARS from the coding sequence TTGGCCGACGTCAGCCGACACATATTTACGTCGGAGTCCGTCACTGAAGGACACCCCGATAAGATTGCCGATCAGGTAAGCGACGCAGTTCTCGACGCGATCCTGAAGGAAGATCCTACCGGGCGGGTGGCCTGCGAGACTCTGGTGACCACGGGCACTTGTATCGTGGCCGGTGAGATCACCACCACGAACCTGAAGTTCTTCAGAGATATCCCGGACTTGGCCCGTGAAGTCATCAAGGATATCGGCTTTACCAGCTCAGAGTACGGGTTTGACTATAAGTCCTGTTCCGTCATTAACTTGCTGCACGGCCAGTCGCCGCACATCGCGATGGGCGTGGATACCGGCGGCGCCGGCGACCAGGGCCTGATGTTCGGCTATGCCTGCGACGAGACCGCGGAACTAATGCCGCTGCCCATCATGTTGGCGCACAAGCTGGTTCATCGCCTCTCCGACGCCCGCAACAACAAGGAAGTCGCCTTCCTCCGCCCCGACGGCAAGAGCCAGGTGAGCGTGGAGTATGTGAACGGCAAGCCTACCCGCATCGACGCCATCGTCGTCTCCACCCAGCACGACCCCAACCCCAATAAGCCGAATGCCATGCCCGACGGGCTGGTGGAAGCCATCAAGTCCGACATCATCGGCAAGGTGGTTCCGGCCGACATGGTGGACGCCAACACCAAGTACCACATCAATCCCACAGGCTGCTTCGAAGTGGGTGGTCCGCATGGCGATACCGGCCTCACCGGCCGCAAGATCATCGTCGACACCTACGGCGGCATGGGCCGTCACGGCGGCGGCGCCTTCTCCGGTAAGGATCCGACGAAGGTCGACCGTTCAGCCTGCTATATGGCCCGCTACATCGCCAAGAACATCGTCGCCGCCGGCCTCGCCTCGCGCGCCGAAGTTCAGCTCGCCTACGCCATCGGCGTGGCCGATCCGGTGAGCGTCCTGGTGAACACCTTCGGTACCGGCCTCATCGACGAAGAGCGCCTCACCGAGCTCGTTCGCGCCCACTTCCCGCTGACGCCCAAGGGCATCATCGAGCATCTCAAGCTGCGGCGTCCCATCTACCGGGCCACTGCCGCGTTCGGCCACTTCGGCCGTACCGGCGAAGGCTTTACCTGGGAACTCACCGACAAGGCCGATGGCCTGCGGGAAGATGCGCGCATTGCGGCAGCAGCGCGTAGCTAA
- the tig gene encoding trigger factor, which yields MALIEGCKHSLDIHIPADAVAAEIEKVVEKVRAKAHIQGFRPGKAPASIIRSKFMGDIRQEALENLIPKYLDKECEKENLHVVSRPNVKDLHFHEGEAVHFKAEFEVAPEFELKETRGLTVEYAEPVVEEADIDARIEEIRESKAEFVNVDPRPAQDGDHCLVSLRSIEGIDGEPMTQDDINIEIGGKDTFQAFSDALRGAEPGDVNDAEITYPADYAAERLAGKTVKFAVTLNQIRLKEAPELNDDFAKDLGDFQNIAELREEIRKAIFREREFAAQNEAKNKLIDKLVDMHDFPVPDAYVDNQIENTVESQMRQWQAQGIDTSKIKLDWTKLKDTQKDKARRDVMASLLLGKLATTESIGVTNEEMDAEVQRIARQKREPVAAARMRMEKDGSLSRIANRIITEKTLNFLFEHAVKEAPTTPPEPAPAE from the coding sequence TTGGCACTCATCGAAGGTTGTAAGCACTCTCTTGACATCCATATCCCGGCCGACGCCGTCGCCGCGGAGATCGAGAAGGTAGTCGAGAAGGTTCGCGCCAAAGCGCACATTCAAGGTTTCCGTCCGGGCAAAGCTCCGGCGTCGATCATCCGCTCCAAGTTCATGGGCGACATCCGGCAGGAGGCTCTCGAGAACCTCATCCCGAAGTACCTGGACAAGGAATGCGAGAAGGAGAACCTCCACGTCGTCAGCCGGCCAAACGTCAAGGATCTTCACTTCCACGAAGGCGAAGCGGTCCACTTCAAGGCTGAGTTCGAAGTCGCGCCCGAGTTTGAGCTGAAGGAAACGCGCGGGCTGACCGTCGAATACGCTGAGCCCGTCGTCGAAGAAGCCGACATCGACGCCCGCATCGAAGAGATCCGTGAGAGCAAGGCCGAGTTCGTCAACGTCGACCCCCGCCCCGCTCAGGATGGCGACCACTGCCTGGTTTCGCTCCGCTCCATTGAAGGCATCGACGGCGAACCCATGACGCAGGACGACATCAATATTGAAATCGGCGGCAAGGACACGTTCCAGGCCTTCAGCGACGCCCTGCGCGGTGCTGAGCCCGGCGATGTGAACGACGCCGAGATCACCTACCCGGCCGATTACGCGGCCGAGCGCCTGGCCGGCAAGACGGTCAAGTTCGCTGTCACCTTGAACCAGATCCGGCTCAAGGAAGCACCCGAGCTCAACGACGACTTTGCGAAGGACCTGGGCGACTTCCAGAACATCGCCGAACTACGCGAAGAGATCCGCAAGGCCATCTTCCGCGAGCGCGAGTTCGCCGCCCAAAACGAAGCCAAGAACAAGCTCATCGACAAGCTTGTCGACATGCACGACTTCCCGGTGCCCGACGCGTACGTCGACAATCAGATCGAAAACACGGTGGAGAGCCAGATGCGCCAATGGCAGGCGCAGGGCATCGATACCAGCAAGATCAAGCTCGATTGGACCAAGCTCAAGGACACGCAGAAGGATAAGGCCCGCCGCGACGTGATGGCCTCCCTGCTGCTGGGCAAGCTGGCCACCACCGAGAGCATTGGTGTGACCAACGAAGAGATGGATGCAGAAGTCCAGCGCATTGCCCGCCAGAAGCGCGAACCCGTCGCCGCGGCCCGTATGCGCATGGAGAAGGACGGCTCCCTCTCCCGGATCGCCAATCGCATCATCACGGAGAAGACGCTGAACTTCCTCTTTGAACACGCCGTGAAGGAAGCCCCGACAACCCCTCCGGAGCCCGCACCGGCCGAGTAG
- a CDS encoding KpsF/GutQ family sugar-phosphate isomerase, producing the protein MLPAARHLLETEARAIARASERLGDDFERAAGLILEAEGRVITTGMGKSGYVARKLAATLCATGTPASFLHPAEAVHGDLGLVQSGDVLILISKSGATEELIRLVPRLQQAGVACIGILGKTDSPLARVCQAVLDAQVDQEGDLHNLVPAASAIVAAALGDALAVSLMKARQFGPEDFGVFHPAGQLGRNLRLHVRDAMHTGDAVAWVTPETTVREVVIAMTQRSLGAACVLNPDRSLAGLITDGDLRRALEHHDDIRTLRAADVMTARPLTVQPAATLREALVLMERRPRQLSLLPVVDPHGCALGILRLHDVYQAGLGKSQP; encoded by the coding sequence ATGCTGCCGGCCGCCCGCCATCTTTTGGAAACGGAAGCCCGCGCCATCGCGCGGGCTTCCGAACGTCTGGGCGACGATTTCGAACGTGCCGCCGGCCTCATCCTCGAGGCCGAAGGCCGAGTCATCACCACGGGCATGGGCAAGAGCGGCTACGTGGCCCGCAAACTCGCCGCAACCCTCTGCGCCACCGGTACGCCCGCCTCATTCCTGCACCCCGCGGAGGCCGTCCACGGCGACCTCGGCCTCGTACAATCCGGCGATGTCCTCATCCTCATCTCCAAGAGCGGCGCGACGGAGGAATTAATCCGCCTCGTGCCCCGCCTCCAGCAGGCCGGTGTGGCCTGCATCGGTATCCTCGGCAAGACCGACAGCCCGCTGGCTCGTGTCTGCCAGGCCGTGCTCGACGCCCAGGTCGATCAGGAAGGCGACCTTCATAATCTCGTGCCTGCCGCCAGCGCGATTGTCGCCGCAGCCCTGGGTGATGCCCTGGCCGTCTCGCTGATGAAGGCCCGCCAGTTCGGTCCGGAGGACTTCGGCGTCTTTCACCCGGCAGGCCAGTTGGGCCGCAACCTTCGCCTTCACGTGCGCGACGCCATGCACACCGGCGATGCAGTTGCTTGGGTGACGCCCGAAACCACCGTGCGCGAGGTCGTCATCGCCATGACCCAGCGATCGCTTGGCGCCGCCTGCGTGCTGAATCCAGACCGGTCGCTAGCCGGCCTCATCACCGATGGCGATCTGCGCCGTGCCCTGGAACATCACGACGACATCCGGACCCTGCGTGCCGCCGACGTCATGACAGCCCGTCCGCTCACCGTGCAGCCCGCGGCCACCCTCCGCGAGGCGCTGGTGCTGATGGAGAGGCGTCCACGCCAGCTTTCCCTCCTGCCTGTGGTCGACCCCCATGGCTGCGCCCTGGGCATCCTGCGCCTGCACGATGTCTATCAGGCCGGGCTCGGCAAATCCCAGCCCTAA
- a CDS encoding ThuA domain-containing protein: protein MFRAVLFLLCLTAVAQVPQVPDKFFFEEGKIRVLILTGRNNHDWRTTTPYLRQVLEVTGRFDVRVTEEPSGLTAETLRPYDVLVSNYCGPRWGVQAEKAVEEFVKGGKGLVVVHAGSYPFGETAVLSEKMGRTDVYQPAWTAWGAMVGAVWSDKDPKTGHAQRHAYQVKWQDAGHPVAAGMAPTFLLSDELYHNFRLKPAVHILATAFDSPTIGGNGKEEPLLWTNAYGAGRVFHTALGHDLDAMQSPGFTASYARGVEWAATRAVTLPAQLNLHPVNKDALRVLLVAGGHDHETSLYGAFEGWRDVKVNVDPHPAAFRGDLRKRYDVVVLYDMIQDLPEAQRKNLQDYVESGKGLIVLHHAVVSFQSWQWWWKDVVGGHYFEKAAGEYPASSYLHDVEMVATPVGTHAITKGLPQMRVFDETYKNVWHAPGIQPLLTTDEKTSDRELAWISPYEKSRVAVILLGHGREAHESPWFRNLLHRSIVWAGSR from the coding sequence ATGTTCCGTGCCGTTTTGTTCCTTCTCTGCCTGACTGCCGTGGCGCAGGTTCCTCAGGTTCCCGACAAGTTCTTTTTCGAAGAGGGCAAGATCCGTGTCCTGATCCTGACGGGACGGAACAACCACGATTGGCGGACAACCACTCCGTATCTGAGGCAGGTTTTAGAGGTCACGGGCCGTTTCGATGTCCGCGTGACGGAAGAGCCATCGGGCCTGACGGCTGAGACACTGCGACCCTACGACGTGCTGGTGTCCAACTACTGCGGACCACGCTGGGGCGTGCAGGCCGAAAAGGCCGTGGAAGAGTTCGTAAAGGGCGGCAAGGGCCTGGTGGTGGTGCATGCGGGCAGCTATCCCTTTGGCGAGACGGCGGTCCTGAGCGAGAAGATGGGCCGGACCGATGTCTACCAGCCGGCGTGGACCGCCTGGGGCGCGATGGTCGGAGCCGTATGGTCGGACAAGGATCCGAAGACCGGCCATGCCCAGCGGCATGCTTACCAGGTGAAGTGGCAGGATGCGGGGCATCCGGTCGCGGCGGGGATGGCGCCCACATTCCTGCTGAGCGATGAGCTGTACCACAACTTCCGATTGAAGCCGGCCGTACACATTCTGGCTACGGCTTTCGATTCGCCCACCATCGGTGGCAATGGCAAGGAGGAGCCGCTGCTGTGGACCAACGCCTACGGCGCCGGCCGTGTCTTCCATACGGCGCTGGGCCACGATCTGGATGCGATGCAGTCGCCAGGCTTCACCGCCAGCTATGCGCGCGGCGTGGAATGGGCCGCAACAAGGGCAGTGACGCTGCCTGCGCAGTTGAATCTGCATCCGGTCAACAAGGACGCGCTACGCGTGCTGCTGGTGGCGGGCGGGCACGATCACGAAACGTCGCTGTACGGTGCGTTCGAGGGCTGGCGCGATGTGAAGGTCAACGTGGATCCGCATCCGGCGGCATTCCGAGGCGATCTGCGGAAGCGGTACGACGTGGTGGTGCTTTACGACATGATCCAGGACCTGCCGGAGGCGCAACGAAAGAACCTGCAGGACTATGTGGAATCAGGCAAAGGGTTGATTGTGCTGCACCATGCGGTGGTGAGCTTCCAGTCCTGGCAATGGTGGTGGAAAGACGTCGTGGGCGGCCACTATTTCGAGAAAGCAGCGGGTGAGTATCCGGCCTCTTCTTACCTCCATGACGTGGAGATGGTGGCGACCCCGGTGGGCACGCACGCAATCACAAAGGGCCTGCCGCAGATGCGCGTGTTCGATGAAACGTACAAGAACGTGTGGCATGCCCCGGGCATCCAGCCGCTATTGACGACCGACGAGAAGACATCGGACAGGGAACTGGCGTGGATCAGCCCGTACGAGAAGTCGCGTGTGGCGGTGATCCTGCTGGGGCATGGACGCGAAGCGCACGAGAGCCCGTGGTTCCGGAATCTGCTGCACCGGTCGATTGTGTGGGCCGGATCCAGATAA
- a CDS encoding sigma-70 family RNA polymerase sigma factor, with product MLSSDVTQLLRSWRDGNKQALDELLPLVYTELRGLAERALRHERPGHTLQSTALVHEAYLRLVQQDNAEWQNRAHFFAMAARMIRRILVDHARARHAAKRGSGMPKLALDEALGVAEKNDWEVLALDDALNRLAQMDEQQAQVVEMRFFAGLTVEETAEALGISTATVKRDWATAKAWLFREVSRAGA from the coding sequence ATGCTCTCGTCAGACGTGACTCAACTGCTGAGAAGTTGGCGCGACGGCAATAAGCAGGCCCTCGACGAACTCCTGCCCCTCGTCTACACGGAGCTCCGCGGGTTGGCTGAGCGCGCGCTGCGCCACGAGCGGCCCGGCCATACCCTCCAGAGCACGGCGCTCGTCCATGAGGCCTACCTCCGCCTAGTCCAGCAGGACAATGCGGAGTGGCAGAATCGGGCGCACTTCTTTGCCATGGCGGCCCGCATGATTCGCCGCATCCTGGTTGATCATGCCCGCGCCCGCCACGCCGCCAAACGGGGCTCCGGCATGCCGAAACTGGCGCTGGATGAGGCGCTCGGCGTCGCCGAAAAGAACGATTGGGAAGTACTCGCGCTCGACGACGCCCTGAACCGCCTGGCCCAGATGGACGAGCAGCAGGCGCAGGTCGTCGAGATGCGCTTCTTTGCCGGACTCACGGTGGAGGAGACCGCTGAAGCCCTCGGCATCTCCACCGCCACCGTTAAGCGGGATTGGGCCACGGCCAAGGCATGGCTCTTCCGGGAGGTCAGCCGCGCCGGGGCATGA